The genomic interval ggtcctgcctagcaagtgtgaggccctaagttcaaaccccagtactgccaaaaaaaaaaaaaaaaaaaaagaagcactgaaaaaaaattgataatttgGTCAtactaaaattaagaactttaGCTCATCAAAAGACATCTTTAAAGCAATGGAAACACAAATTACAAAGTGGGAGCAGATATTGCAATATATACGATAACAGAAAACGTGAGCAGGTTATGGATCCACGATTCTCACGGGAGGAACTTTACAGAACCAGCAGACAGCACAGAGACACACGGAGACGCTAACCAGCGCAGTCAAGACCACAGTGAGACACTTTCCTAAATCCGTTAGAAACTCTGCGTGCTGGTGATTCTGTGATCCGTAAGCTTCCCTACACATCCTTGGTGGGACTGTGAATTATTCTGAGTGCTTTGGAAATCAGTTTTTTTGCTATCTCCTAAAACTGAGAACTTAGATATCCTATGAGCTGGGATCTCCATTCCTAGGTATACATTCACCCAAACCCTGCACATGGACAAGGACAGGTGCATAAAAAGGTCCACAGAGGCCTTGCTCACAACAGCAAAACCTGGAAACACTACGTCCACAGCCAGAGAGACATGGACACACACCATGCCGGGTCACCGAAATGACCCACAGTGACACAGGTGGATCTTAGCAACATGGTTTTTACCGAAAAACAATCAGCCCCCAAGTAATTCACACACTATGATGCCTTCTTCAAAAAGTAAGAAGAGCTAAAattgaacacttttttttaaagaatgtgtgTAGATGCAACAAAActaattaaaaaggaaagcaatGTCACAATGACCAAAGTGATGGTTACCAGCCTTGGGAAGGCAGCTCGGGAGCAGGGCCTGCTTGGTGTGTGCAGGCCCTAAGTTCAGTCCCCAGCcatacaccacacaccacacaccacacacacactcaaaagacGGTCTCCCCCAAGAGGGATGCAGGGGAAGGCACAGGGGACCAGATGGATGTTCACAGCTTATTATATTAGAAAACGACACAGGGGcttaggggcatggctcagcagtagagcacttagcAGCATGTGTgaagttccatccccagtactgaaacaaaGAGACCTAAATAAAAGTGTCACACAAGGATCAACAATGAAAGTACGTCATGAATCAAGAGTTATGAtttgccaagtgctggtggctcaggcctgtaatctagctacttgggaggctgagattgggcagatcacagttcaagggcagtgtgagcaaatagttctcaagatcccatatccaaaataaccagagcaaaatggactggaggtgtggctcaagtggtagaatgcctgctttgctagtatgaagtcctgaattcaaactccagtcccacccaacccccctaaaataattataattaatgagATTATGTGCACCTGAGAGCTAatgacataagaaaaataaatgaatagatgaataaaataaaaccctaGGCAATGCAGCAAGAAATAGAAATTAGTGATAGAATGattacaaggaaaaagaaaatttgccagatgatgtaattatatatatgtgaaaaatcCAGCTCTTGGCTTCCAGCTTCTATCTGGGCCTGaacatgcttccctttgtatttcccttccctaaattttaataaattccatttaacccacgtgtcctgccatggattcttcctgatgggatatgaagaatttggaagtcttctgatcacagagtgCACCAGCGCCATTAACATTTTGTGGTggagccagccaggagaaatgaAAAGTCACATTGGctctgacttctgatctgtttgatgtgttacttcCCCTCTTCCATggaacaaaatctgactttctggaagaaGCTATGGCTTTTCAGGAGAAGCAACGCCTGCTCCAAGGAGTTCTGCTTCCAAACTGGCAGaatcttcagagacaactgtGCACAGAAAGAGTTTAAGAGGATGTGACCCGCCCAGGGCAGTTGGtgtcccccaacttcttagaggacTAAGTGGCATTCAGTCcaaaggactgcacaaatgagaGGACTTCTCtagatccagatggagtcaattatgccagaccgctaaaagtaaccaaagctgagagattttaaaaaggggcttTTATGCGTGTGCTCTAATagttaagccttctaggcttctggcaaaaggcaaactcttTGGCCAAGTTCTTCTGTTTgagcaaaggcaatataactttcaaagGTATCTAACTTCAGCTTAGGGAAACTGAGTCTTCTTCCTGTACAGAATTGACTCATTGATGTTTATCCTCTAATTGGACTGGTACCTGCCCCCGGTACACCTGGCCCATAATGTAGATTGTTTGTTGTCCCAAACAATCagtccttaactgcccactaCAGTGGCAGTCCATACAGAGGTCCagctaagagttaaaaatagctacaggtataaacacctatagACAAAGTGACCATAAGATGCTCTGtcacatttcaaaatgaaaagttagattaTTTATCAttcctgctacacctggcagggccccttctgatgctctgATCATTGCTTATGTTCAGGTCAGGCCTTCTGAACCAGATTTATCTCTCCCAGAATGAAAGCCTTCAgaacccaaatcatgaggcaacagggcTATCAATCCTTACAGACAGATGAGATCTCTATGAGTAACCTTAACTATGCTGGGCAACAATTCAAACACTTTGTGTCCAAATGAATCCCAAGGGAAAGAAgcaggagagacaatttccccttgtaggtagggtctgctgccccttgtcagcttgaagcagatGCTGAAGCTGGACTGCCCTCTTTCACAAccccccaaaaagaattttttggaatattgtctctcagggggaatttgaggcagggtAAATTAGGGAAAGatccagactcagaaaaatattgcatCTTCGATTTACCacgctttggctcaggaaccgcCCTCACCTGGCCGGGAACCACAACCTTCCCACTCATTGACTACTGAacgggaatcacctggttctcccctaccccaggttatcataggttttaaaagcacctgaagagagGAAACACATTCTCTCAGCTTCTGGCatccacctgggcctcaccacacttccctttgtatttccattccctaacttttaataatttCCATTTATGCCCCCCCAAAAATCCAAGTGATTCATCAAATAAATTAGCAGATTTGGCAAACTCTGCTGAATTTCTATAACCACACTTAGTTTGTAGATACAGTAAAATTATAAACTAGAATAAGAGGAAAACACACAGAATAAATCCACCAAGGAACAGTTAGAGAAACACTACAAAGAGTTTACTGGAAAACACTGAAGGGTAGGTAAGTGGAGAGAGACACCATGTTCACAGATTAGAAGGCTCATTGTGACAAGGAGTCAGTTCTCCTCAAATTGGTATATGAGTTTAACTTAATCCCAATAAAAATCCCAggttttattgctgttgtttgtggTACTGACAGCCTGACTCTGGAAGTATGGAGTTAGGAGTAGCCCAATCTTTTCCAAGGAAGAGAGACAAGATGGTGGAGTAACAAAGGCAAAGCCACAGGAAGGAAGGCACTGTGGCACTGACTCAAGGTAGACAAGCAGACTGAGGTGACAGACCAGGAAGTCCAGAGACAGACCCTTGTGTGTGAGAACACAGGACATGTGGAGTGTCCCTATGAGAGTCCCATTGGAGTCTGTTGAGGATCCAACCAAAAATCAATTAGATCCTGTCTCACCCCAGGACAGGCCAGGTCCAGGAGCCCCAGGTGTGAAGAGCAGCAACAAGGCAGCTTGAAGACACCCCTGGAGGTCCCCTCATGACCCGAGGTGAGGATCTTCCTCACCACAGTCACTGAGATTAGAGAAGTTGATCGTTTCACCTTTATTGAAAGTAAGATGGTTTTAAATCAAAAGACCCTACAAAGACGTGAAAAGACAAGTCATGAGGTAGGAGATGGGATCTGCAATGAAAAGAAGGGTGTGCAGAACAGACACAAATGCAGAAGAGGGAGACTGTGACGCTACAGACAGCCGACCTAAGACTCTGCAGAACGGGAAGCCAGCGCGGTTGATAAATGTCTGGATTAGCTCATTTCCATTTCATTAGTGAATGGAGATGTGCAAAGAGCCCACTGCACACCACAGAGAGGCACATGCTGAGGTGCCTGTGACTGACTGAGGCAGTGATAGAAGCAACAGTCACCTGCCTGATACTGGTCTGGGTGCAAATCAGCTCAGTCCCTGGGCCATGCCTGCAACACCTGATGAAGGGGGGTGACCAGTGTCCCCCCCAATTCACGCCCATCTGGAAAattccttatttggaaatagggtctttgccaATGTAATCGATGAAGGAGGTCATGCTGGAGTCAGCTGGGCCCTAACCCAGTGACCACTTTCCTCATAGGAGGGAGGGCTGGACACAGGGAAGAGGccagagcaaagacagacacagacactGGAGTGATGTGGCCAGCAGAATCAGGGAGGACCCTCTCCCCAGGGTCCTTGGAAGCTTGGTCTGACAGACCTCGTCTCAGCTTCCAGTCCAGGTTAGTGAGacacaaatttctgttgttttcagcCCCTGGTTTGTGGTTTGTGTTATGGTTGCTCATGCCCGGTGAGTTGGAGTTGTCTTGTCTGCTGACAACTCCCCCAGGAAGACATCTGTGGAAAGCCCCACAACGCTCCTGGAGAGTCATCACAGAGGAAGCGGGCAAGCTGCCATGTCCTCCAGGGACCCAGCCTTCCCTGACACCAGTGCTCCTCCTGCCGGCGCCCCTGTGGCCAATCACACATCTGTATGTCAGTAGTAGGATCCCTACCCTGAGCTTTCCTGACCAGGTGGCTGGGAagcaaggagagagagggagagggggagggagagagagagggagagagagagggagaggagagggggagggaggagaaagaggagaagaaggaggacagagagagagagagagagagagagaagaccaggcatggggtggggtgggaggacagTGCACCTGAGTAGAGCAAGGTAGGGCCTGACCCGAACCCTGTGGACAGTTACTGCATGACAGGCACTCCTGGTAGCTGGCTCACCCGGCTGGCTCTCCACCAGAGACCCCAGTGCCAGGCCAGGTCAGTGCCAGGCCAGTTTCTGGCCCTATTCCCAAGCTCAGGTTGGAGCCCCTATCAGGAGATGCCCTGTTCCGGTCCTGTGCCATGCCCTGAAGGACATAGCCAGCTCTCCCTCCTTGAGGGCTGGGATGGAGCCTACAGCCCCCAGGTAACCATGGGGATGAGGGATGGGACACAGACAAGCATGAGGTCCCGCAGTTACCTGGTGCTCTGGGCGGCTGAGACAGACTGCCCTCCACTGTCTTCACGCTCTGCAGCACAGGTGTCAGAGGATGCACACTTAGAAAGTGTGGATCCAAGTGTCTGACGGGCTGGGCTTTGGTGAAACCACTTCTCGGGGTCTTAATGTCTATGTGTTGATAGTTACAGGCAGGGAGTGCATGGACGGACCTCGCTCGACAGCTCTTCTCCAGTGGCTTCTGCACAGGTGCAGACCAGCTGGAGGAGAGGACCTTCGTGTTTTCTGGTTTCCAGTCTGGCTGCACGGCTGGGCCAGGAGGTTCCCCTGCTAGTTCCAGCCCCACCCAGGGGCTCTGTGCTTTAAGAGGCTGCGGGTCTGAGAGTGAGTCCAAGTTGAGGTTGGTGATGTGTGGCATTTGCTTCTTGGCTTTCTTCACATTGATGCCTTCCACGCACAGGTCGGACCCGCTAAACGGGGGCAGCTCCACGGCAGGCTGGGAGAGGAGGTGGCAGGTCAGAGCCCCCCGACCCAGGGATGGGCACCGAGGGCCTACAACCAGGGACCTGTTGTGCCCTCTCCTGAGTTCTGCAGCCAATTGTGAGGTCTTAGGGAGAAGCACGGCTGTGCTTCCTGATGGCTCAGACACCCATAGGGTCTCTCCTTTAGAGAGCCCAGCTTGTTTCCAGACTCAGAACTCAACCAATGGGACAAGGATCCAGAGGCAACCCCCGGCCCCTTGCCCTGCTGGCCTGCTGGAAAGTCCTCAAGGGGAAGAGGCCCTGGAGAGACCTCTGAATGAGGGGAACAGCCCACAAGGGCCTGAGGGGCCAGGTCAGGGCCTCATCTGCTGGCCACAGAGTCAGGGATGGGGGTAGGAGATGCGAACGAGAGGAAAGAAGGCTGTACCATGAAAACCACAGGGGTTGAGTCACCAGGGCTGCCCAGACCCCCACCCAGTGAATAGCATGAGTGCCTCACTCAGTGCAGACAAGAGGGGTGAGCTCAGGGGAGACCAAGGCAGGTCCAGGCCCTCGACACCTCTGAGCACAGCCAGAGTCACACTTGCCAGACCTGGGGAACAGGATCTGTGTCCTCCAGTGACCACGAAAGCAGAGGTAGTGGTGGTGTGGAGCCCAGCCCGTGGACGGGACTCTGGCATTGGAGTGGCGTGGGCACTGCATTCACCTGTCTCCACAGGAGCTCAAAGTTGCCAATGTCACAGTTGCGATCCAGCTTTCGGTCCACCACGACCTTGATGGTGTCCTCCTGCACCTGGGCACAGAGCTGGGCCGTGACAGGCGTGGACGGGTGCATGGTGGGGCTGGAGTTGATCTCGATCAGCCAGGGCTTAAAGTCCCGCCCAAGGATGAAGTCGGCACCGTACAGCTCGAAACTGTTCTTGCGTGCCTCCACGTGGTCCTGGGCCGCCCGCATGACGTGGGTGATGGCCCTCTTCATGGACGGATAGATGGTGCTGCCCCACGCTGTCCCGCGGCCCCTCTTCTGCAGGTACTCCTGGAAGCGGGAGCTGGTCCACATGTTGTGGCCGGGCAGCAGTGGGCTACGCTCCTTGTCGTTCTTGAGTCGCCTCTGGATGGAGTTGTTGCACAAGTGGATGGCACTGCAGGCAAGGCACCTGTGAGGCCTCTGGGTGCCAGCCACCTTCCCAGGGAGCCTGCTGCCCCAGCCAGCCAGCCCTGAGGACCTCGCGCCTGGCTTGGTGCAGGGCAGCTGAGAGAGGCCTGGGCTCTGCTGGGTCTGCAGTCTGGGGGCCTCAGCCAGCCTGGGGGACGCCACGGGTTGTACTGGGCGCCACCCCCTAGGACGCTCCATCTGTAAAACCTCCTCAAGGCTTAGTTTGCCCACCCACACAGTCCCTGATGGGCTGATCCAGGCAAGGCAGATTCACCTAACCGAAAGTCCAAGTGGGTGTACTTACATTCTTGCCTTGTTCTAAACAGATTTAAGATAAATAATATCTTTTAGATCATCAAATACTGTTTGGGGTCAAgagcactttcttttctttcttttccttccctccctccctctctcgcttcttcccttcctctttatttttcttcttttttttttttttatgacagtactggggcttgaactcagggcctcacacctcctggacaagtgctctacacttgagctatgGCCCCAACCCTTCTTTATGCTTTAGTGATTTCTCAGATAAGGTCCTGTTTTTTTGCCAGGGTTCAGCCTTAGACCTCGATCCTcctttatgcctcccatgtagctgggattacagaggcaCACATCCCCacgcccagtttatttgttgagatggggtctcatgttttgcccagctggcttcaaactttcatCTTCCTGATAtccactcccaagtagctggtatttcaggcatgaaccacagtgCCCAACTGTCTAGAACATCTTCATTTGAACTGCAGGTTTATAGGGTAGGTACGCTGGGCTGGGAATTTTCATACAGGTCTAGGGTACAGCATTCCCCTAGTATAGTATACTTCCATAAGAAGTATAGTAAACTATACTTCCATAAGAAgtagacaaaaatttaaaaagatacagcCATCTACAagagttttcaaaattaaaattagtgAGCTGGGtaggtggtacaagcctgtaatcccagctaattaggAGGCAGTAGGGGtgggattgtgagttccagaccagccagagcaaaattaGTAAgactatatttcaaaaataaaatagaagccaggggctggtggctcaagcctgttaatcctagctactcaggaggcagcaatcaggaggatcgtggtttgaagccagctcaggcaaatagttccacgagaccctatctcgaaaaaacccttcacagaacagggctggtggagtggctcaatgtgtaggctctgagttcaagccacagtactgtcccccaccaaaaaaaaaagggtgggggtgagtacggctcaagtggtagagtgcttgactagcattcatgaggccctgggttcaatccccaatgctacaaaaagaaaaagaaaagaaaaatggtggtATCAGGGCTTTGGACCTACAGTGCTAACATTTAACCACTTTAATTTTTGTCTGTGCCCGCTGGGCCATTCTCAGTTTCAAGGAACCTCCTGTCAGCCCAGGCTCAGGGAGGGTATGCGATTTGCCAGGCACAGCCCTCGTGGCCTGGTGGTGCCAGGTTGGGTCCAGGTATGGGTGCTGCACAGGACTCCCTTTGCACAGTGAGTTCCTGTATCCCTCCTCTGTCCCTTGTCCAAAGGCCCCTACTTCCTGCTAGCCCCACCCCAGGTGTGACCTAACAGGTGTGACTACAGATGGTCTGGGAGCAGAGTTCACCCAGCAAGGTTGAACAACCCTCAGCCTCCCTGGACTCTCTTCTCAAAGGTCCCCAGCCCTGCCTGCTGAGTGACAGTCACAAAACCACCAGGGAAAGCTGGGCCCAGGTGAGGCTGGTGGAAACTCTGCTCCTGAGGATTCAGAGGGGCTCTCACTGTCCTGCCCACACTGGGACCTGGCAAGGTGGGGTTTGTCCGCCCCACGCACACCCAGGCCTCGTGTTCAATTGCTGCTGGGAGCATTGAGCTAGGCCCTGCTGACCTGTCCAGATTGTCCAGGGAGAAACGCTGGGTGGAGAAACGCAGGTAGCTCTCCTTGTAGAACCAGATGGTCAGGGGGTTCCAGTCTGTCACCAGGAACCACTGCCGGATGTCAAACTTGGTGTCATAGATGAGCATCGGTGTCTCGATGTACTTCTGGACCACCCACTTGTTGTCCTTGGTGGCCGGGGGGTCTGCAGCCACCAGCTCCAGGATGCTCTCCACACGGTCCATGCACACAATGTCTGCAAGGACAGGAGGTGGCTCTGCCCACTGTGCCACAGCCCCCCACGGTCAGGCTCGGCTAACACCCACCCAGACTTTAGTCCAGGGAGAGGAGGCTGTAGCCGGTGCCACTCACCCAATTCTCACAGCACAGGGCCCACCCCACAGTCCAGAGAGGACACAGTAGCAATCAGGGCAGGGATGAGGCACCAGCAGAGGCACCAGGCTAGGGTCACACTCTGGAATGTGGTGTAAACAAGGAGGCAGGAGCTGCTCCAAAACCTTAGAGCATCAGCAGGGGCCTTAGAGGCCAGGGAGGGCTAATGCCAAGAGGTCACTGGTAAAGGCGATGAGCTGGAGAAGGGGACACTAAAGGTCTCCCCCCTGTCCCTCTCCTCTACTCATAGGCAGGCTCCACAATTTCTTCCCACTCTTGCCCCTGAAATTAGGCTACATGACCTATGATGACCAGGGATGTGGGGAAGGAGTGATGTTCTACAGTGCTGAGTGCTAGTGACAGACCCTTCGGCCAGCTTTCCTCTGCTATGACAACCCTGAAGACTCTGGCAATGGGCGCTTTGATGGCTCCTCCAGACCTCAGCAGAACCAGTTCATCTGTTACTCATGTTTGAGGCCCAATCCACCCCACCCATGAGTAACAGATGAACTGGTTCTGCTGAAGTTTGAGGGGCTGTTCGTTACACGGTGCCATCTGGCTAATCCTGATGAATAGAGGCTGGAGGAAAGCTCGGTCCATAGAGCCCCAGAGGCACAAGGTGAGTTCTCACAAAACACAAGACTCTCATTTCTTCATTATAGCAAGTTGGGACCTTGCCGGAAATGGAAGCTCAGGGCATAGCAGAGAGTGCATTGGTTCACAGCAACAGATCTGAGCTGTCCGTGGTGCATCCCTGGGGGGCGCAGGTGTCTGCAGCAGGAGGAAGGGACGGCCTGATGGACAAGGGAAGACATAGGCTGCTTGGGAAGATGAGTGGGCTCAGGACAGGGCCCAAGGAGGAGCACAGCACACATGGACAAGCAGAGTGGACACCACAGGAGAGAAGGAGGACGCCCCCAAAGCCTGCAGACACCTGGGGAACATGGTCTAGGAGAGAGAACATTTCAGGACAGAAGACGATAGGACTGAATGCAATAAAATCACACATGAGTAAAGGCTTTTAAAATTCACTACAATCAACCACTGtgaatttaaaatactttctggAATAGCTCGAGAGGCAAACAGAGTATCCAAACTAAAGTCTATTTAAATACTGAGCAGTACAGGACATTCTGTAACATCAACAAGAGGTGTGGCAAAGCCACGTACGGAGGAAATCACATAGCCTTAAAGCTTTTATTATTGCTCGTGAAAGACTGGAAACAAATGAACTTAGTGTTTAagtcaaagaaaagggaaaaataatcctTCATAGGAAAATTGAAAAGTGCAATTGAAAGTTGTTTCTTAGAAACACGAATGAGATtagaagacagacacacagacagacatatGCACAGACACACCTACacagacagacatacacacacagattcaCATagacacatagacatacacacatacacagatagacacagatacacacacagacagatacacatagacacacacacatagatacacatatacagacagacatacacacgcacagacacacatacacagacacacacccatacacagacagactcacacacacagacatacacgcacatagactcacagacacacacacagtaggaaaaaagcaaagagagTCATGGCTGTAATTTAAGGAGACCAGGTAGAAAACCTGAATGGACCAGTAGCCATAATCACagacaaaatttaaaaggtgCCTAAGGGAAAGCCTGTCTTTCTTCACAGGTGAGTTTATCATGAATCCATGAACAGGAGTTGCCTTGCTGTTTGAGATCAAAGTCCTTCACCCATTTTACAGGCTAGAATGAGCCTGTTGCTAAGATCAcccacagtaataaaaaagaaagctgtgAGCAGTTGAACTCGTgagtacagatgaggaaatggtaACTAAGTGGGTGAACCCCAATCCAGCAAGTGAGGTGCACTTCCAGACACCTCCTCTTCCAGTGTGGCTCAGCTGCCCGTGGGTCCTGAGCCCCAGACTGGCCTTGGCGTTCAGCTCCCTGTCCCTTCCCTGCAGAGCTGTGAGCGTTGAGCCCGGCCTCGCTGATGCAGAGCAGGTGGCCGTCTGCAGTGGAGGCTGCAGCGCAGGAGGCCCCACACCCAGGAACTCACCTCGGCCCCGGGACTTGGCTGCAGGCTTTATAATCCAGATGTTCCGAAGCCCATCGATCTCTGTCTGAGGGTTCACAGAAGTGATTTTATTCAGCAGAGCTTGGCACTGTGAAAAGTAGCTTCTTGAGTCGGAGATGAAGGCATTGCCACTAAAAAGCAAGATCCAGAAAGATCATGAGGCCGAGAGATGGTGCTAGAGGCTGGGGACCAGTGGGCACCTTCCCTCTAGGACAACTAGTGGCCACCTGGCAGGAAAGGCCAGGGGAAGGTCAGGACATTCCACCACCTGAGGACATGGCAAGGCGAGGACAGGGCATGTCAAGAAGTGAGGACCTGGATTGGTGGATGTGGACTGCACGTAGTTGCCAGCTGGGAGCAAGGCAGATCCCTGTGCCAAGGCTCTGCCTGTGTTGGTGGTGCCCAGATGGACCTCCATAGGACAATGACCCTCTGTGTAGGCCTGCCCGTCCAATACCAACACCCAGCTTTCTGCCCTGTGAGCTGAACCTGTCCCACAACCTTCTTGGTGGTTTTGAAGAGCCATGGTAGCAATGGGCCTGACTAGGGAGCCACCAAAATCTAAAGGAACAAGGCCAGGAGTCAGTAGAGCCGTCTGAGGGACATTCACTCAGCAAGCCCTCCAGGACCCGTGCCCACCACCATCTGTGGGCAGGCCCAATGCATAGGGTCCCAAGACCACTGGCCACACTCAGGCTGGGGACCTGGAGGTGGGGGTAGATGTTTTAGGGGAAAAGGGACATCTGTGTTTGGTTCACTAGCTGGGAGCAAAGGGCAGCATTCAGGAGAAAGTGAAGTGTGGGGGTCCTGGCCATGTTGGGTAGGGCTTGCTGCCACTTGGGAGCTGTGGTCGAGGGATGAAAGAGCAAGAGCACCCAGTGGAGCCAGCCCCTCCCTGGCTGGGTGCAGGAACAGGAGTGACGTGTGCTACCCTGGGTTGATGGACGTGAGGTCTCCCCTCACATGTTGTTTGACCCCGGAATGACAGGACAGCTCAACGGGAATTAGGACATGGTGCAACTGGATACAGACTGCCCCAGCCCCCTCCATGCCCCCTAACATCGTGCAGCCTGCAACATGGGCCTGGACTATCACCAGGCAAGTGCCGGGCAGCACAGGTGTCATCATGGCTGTGGCccagaaagaagactcacagtCTGCCATCCAGTGGGAAGGAAGCTCTCACAACCTCTCCAGCCCCCCAGGGCCCAGGGAGCCaggggaggaggctgggaggaTGTGAGACTATCTGCCAGTCAGTGGAGGACAGGACTAGAGCCTGGCAAGGTTTTAGGAAGCAATGCCCTCAGGCTGGGCCCCTCAGAGAACacacaggtccttgagatcccaTGATAAGAAAGGGGTGCAGCCGTCCCGGGCTCTCGGGGTCCTGACACCTGGGCACCCGCGTGGGGCCTCAGCAAGGACCGAGCAGGGTCCTGGGGCTCTCAGCGGGCTGCGGGATGTTAGGGGGCAGTCACAGCCAAGTGACACCAAACCTGCTGTCCTCCTGGTTTGAATGTCACACAGGGCCCAATGCTGCCACCCTGTGGTGACACCTGAATACTTCTTTTTCACTGAGGTCTAAGAAAGTACGTAACGCCCTACTCAAAAAAGGGAAGTTTGACCATTTTTACTCAGAAGGTTTCTTACTATTCCGTCCCGGTCAATGGCAACCAGCtatcattctgatttttttaaaaccgGTACTGGAGATtgcacccagggcctcatgctcaagTGCCCAGCCTCTCgagtcacacccccagttcttttgttcttattgtggttttgagacaagatctcagcTAACTTTCCCCAGGCGGGCCTCGAACTCTAtcctcctcctacctccacctcctgcgtagctgggattacagacgtgcaccaccatgccagcccATTGTGGGTTTGACCTGCATTTCTCTGGTGCCTGTTGAGTCTTATTGCACAGCTTGGTATCTTCTTTTTGTGAAGGGGCAATACATCTATGACAGCTCATCTGTGAGAATACATGGGGAATTTCTGCCAAGGGACTAAATGAATGGACTCCTTTGATGAGTTAAGTCAAGATACAGTAACCAAAACTCTAGCAGAGGtgtcagagaaaaagagaggccCGCAGAACAggatgacattctagaaaagacgAGTCTATTAGAAGGACTTTCGTGATGGCCAGGAGGAGGCCAGATCAGAGACACATGGGACACAGTGCAGCACACGTGCATCTGGAATCCTAGAACGAGAGGAGACAG from Castor canadensis chromosome 8, mCasCan1.hap1v2, whole genome shotgun sequence carries:
- the Ttll8 gene encoding protein monoglycylase TTLL8; translation: MPRHMSPQGTSHSQTLAMTILPLAQASAGETEVVWLSAPTCLLVSMQEKKIFSIYGHYPVIRAALRKKGWVEKKFHFMPKILSNIEDEVVADSKYAEIKENQEIGLEKTDDIHDVMSRMVKNETPHLLWTIKRDVVDYHSLTSDQMLNHYGKTASFTTKIGLCVNMRNLPWYVQANPNSFFPRCYGLCTESEKQEFLDDFRRTVASSILKWVVSHQNYNKSKSKSKEAKHSDPINKKVSEPENTDSKLRGLSGQLVDTACKVCEAYLGQLEHEDIDESETGTEALSEAQWNDLTQQYYSLVHGNAFISDSRSYFSQCQALLNKITSVNPQTEIDGLRNIWIIKPAAKSRGRDIVCMDRVESILELVAADPPATKDNKWVVQKYIETPMLIYDTKFDIRQWFLVTDWNPLTIWFYKESYLRFSTQRFSLDNLDSAIHLCNNSIQRRLKNDKERSPLLPGHNMWTSSRFQEYLQKRGRGTAWGSTIYPSMKRAITHVMRAAQDHVEARKNSFELYGADFILGRDFKPWLIEINSSPTMHPSTPVTAQLCAQVQEDTIKVVVDRKLDRNCDIGNFELLWRQPAVELPPFSGSDLCVEGINVKKAKKQMPHITNLNLDSLSDPQPLKAQSPWVGLELAGEPPGPAVQPDWKPENTKVLSSSWSAPVQKPLEKSCRARSVHALPACNYQHIDIKTPRSGFTKAQPVRHLDPHFLSVHPLTPVLQSVKTVEGSLSQPPRAPDVFLGELSADKTTPTHRA